Proteins co-encoded in one Polluticoccus soli genomic window:
- a CDS encoding phosphoribosylpyrophosphate synthetase, which yields MYAYDTLSEAVNDMRKRGYKEDFNLEPNCISCAQLDLQLHPEHFTVEEFYRFEGISNPDDNSIVYGITSKDGVMGILVDGYGIYSESLTDDMISKLRMHPE from the coding sequence ATGTACGCCTACGATACTCTGAGCGAAGCAGTCAATGACATGAGGAAACGCGGTTACAAAGAAGATTTTAACCTGGAACCGAATTGCATTAGCTGCGCGCAGCTCGATCTGCAACTGCACCCCGAACATTTTACGGTAGAAGAATTTTACCGCTTCGAGGGCATCTCCAACCCCGATGACAACAGCATTGTGTACGGCATCACCTCCAAAGACGGCGTGATGGGCATACTGGTAGATGGTTACGGCATCTATTCCGAAAGCCTGACCGATGACATGATCAGCAAACTACGCATGCACCCGGAATAA
- a CDS encoding iron chaperone codes for METSLKFKTVDEYMRTVPEQALERAEEIRSIIKAAVPQAEEVISYNMPAYKLNSVLVYFAAYKGHIGFYPTASPMVVFKDELTKYKTSKGAIQFPLDKPIPKTLVKNIVKYRIDQDKEKAALKKAKKK; via the coding sequence ATGGAAACATCCCTGAAATTCAAAACTGTAGACGAATATATGCGCACAGTACCCGAACAGGCGCTGGAGCGTGCAGAGGAGATACGCAGCATTATCAAAGCCGCGGTACCACAGGCCGAGGAGGTGATCAGCTACAATATGCCGGCGTATAAGCTGAATAGTGTGCTGGTGTATTTTGCAGCCTACAAAGGGCACATCGGTTTTTATCCGACCGCCAGCCCCATGGTGGTGTTCAAAGACGAACTCACCAAATACAAAACATCAAAGGGCGCCATCCAGTTCCCGCTGGATAAACCGATACCCAAAACACTGGTGAAGAACATTGTGAAATACCGGATAGACCAGGATAAAGAAAAAGCAGCACTGAAAAAGGCGAAGAAGAAATAG